Genomic window (bacterium):
ATCATTTCGGCGGTGGGAATGTCGGTTAGGATGACTTGCGCGTCCAAATGGCTATAGATTTCCTGCGCCTTCTTACCATCGCTTTCATTTTCGCAGCCAATAACCGTGAAAGGCGGATCATAGAAGTCGGCGATTGCGGAGCCTTCTCGAAGGAATTCCGGGTTCATCGCAATCCCGAAATCAACTCCACATTTGCCCCCTGAGCCTTCTTCCAGAGCAGGGATAACAACACTATGAGTTGTTCCCGGAAGCACAGTGCTGCGGACGATTACGATATGGTAAGAGCCTTTTTGTTTGATTGCCTGGCCGAGTTGTTGGGAGACACGTTCGACATAATCGGTTTTGAGATCGCCATTATCACGGCTGGGGGTGCCGACGCAAATGAGGGATATATCGGTTTCAGCGACAGCTTTATTGGCATCGTTGGTAACGCTGAGTCTGCCGGCTTTGACAGCTTCTGATAGAAATTCATCTAGGTTTGCTTCCACAATCGGAGAGCGCCCTTCGCTGATTGGTCCCAATTTATTAGGATCGACATCACATCCAACGACCGTATGCCCCGCTTTTGCGAAGCATGCCGCTGAAACTGAACCCACATAACCTAAACCAAAAATACTAATCCGCATTAATATCTCCTCATCCGATTAGCTGCGTGTTGTGGCAGCCCCTTTTTGTTTGACTATCTCATAATAGGCTGCATCGAGCTGATCCACAATAGCATCCCAGCTATAAAGTTCTTCAACCAGCTTTCGTCCATTTTCTCCAAGGCGTTGGGCTAAGGCAGGATCTTTCAAAATTCGCACCGTTTGCGCTGCCATCTCTTCGGGTGTATCCGCTAATAGAATATTCACATCCGGA
Coding sequences:
- a CDS encoding glycosyltransferase, with protein sequence PDVNILLADTPEEMAAQTVRILKDPALAQRLGENGRKLVEELYSWDAIVDQLDAAYYEIVKQKGAATTRS